From Mycobacterium lacus, one genomic window encodes:
- the pks2 gene encoding sulfolipid-1 biosynthesis phthioceranic/hydroxyphthioceranic acid synthase, translating to MPNREDDLVDRTHVTPVAVIGMACRLPHGIDSPDAFWEALLRGDDLITEIPADRWDADEFYDPQPGVTGRSVSRWGGFLEDVGAFDPEFFGISDREAIAIDPQHRLLMQTSWEAVEHAGIAPESLSGSLTGVYVGVCHHDYAFVTSDAGALDDAYAFTGTAFSMASGRVSYSMGLRGPAMTVDTACSSSLLAVHMACRSLHEGESNLALAGGCMVMLAPHTFNSASAQGMLSATGRCRTFDVAADGFVRSEGCAVVALKRLPDALRDGDRILAVLRGTATNQDGHTDNISTPSMDAQVVAYRAALAAAGVDAHTIGMVEAHGTGTPVGDPIEFGGLARVYGTDGTPCALASAKSNLGHTEAAAGAVGIIKAILSLQHGVVPPMLHHTRLPDELAQIETGLFVPQEITPWPGRNAAAPRRAAVSSYGMSGSNVHAILEQAPEPVAARTATAPLGPAVGVFALSATSAEALRQTARRLADWVQNRADSVALSDLAYTLARRRGHRPVRTAVIAAGHTELVERLREVAAGDTPFQTAVGHDDRGPVWVFSGQGSQWAAMGADLLANEPVFAATVAAAEPLIAAESGYSVTEAMTAPRTVTRIDRVQPTVFTMQVALATTMKSYGVAPGAVIGHSLGEVAAAVVAGALSLEDGARVICRRSRLCTRIAGIGAMAAVELPAQQVREELTRRAANDVVIAVVASPQSTVIGGATQAVRDLVEAWEARDVMAREVAVDVASHTPHVDPILDELSRVLADVAPMTPQIPYYSATLFDPRERPTCDARYWVDNLRHAVRFSAAVRAALEDGYRVFGELSPHPLLTRAVEQTATSLDIPVAAVAGMRRDQRLPHGLRGLVADLHGAGAAVDFSVLYPRGRLVDAPLPAWTSRRLLLEPDSTGRRAGATTPNTVVEHPLLGSHVQLMEEPERHAWRAELGTATLPWLGDHQIHDVAALPGAAYCEMALAAARTVLGERSEVRDIRFEQMLLLDEESPVGVVASVQAPGRATFDVETLRQGERVRRATAMLCAIDDPHQPPARDIDALRTAHPCRLGGDELRKWFDTRGVRFGPAFTGLAAAYRSEGAIDAVLAEVDLPSAIRTQQSGYHVHPALLDACFQSVAAHPAVPEAGGVGYGGLLLPLGVRRLRAYASTRNARYCLTTVTACGANVEADIDVMDEHGTVVLVVRGLQMGTGCSASADQDRLLRDRLLTIEWQRRELPEADTPAAGKWLLIGTSDAAEPSMTELTDALRVHGAECLTMRWPRRADPATSAERLRGRLEAGGLNGVVILAGPPNRAGGGPRPGFLGSESVRHLVRITRELADIGGQAPRLYVVTRGAQTVLADDCPNLEQAGLRGLLRVIGAEHPHLRPTQIDLDEPTGAERLTRQLLAGSEEDETAWRNNEWYTARLCPAPLGAEERRTRVVSYGRDGMRMQIRTRGDLQTMELVAFERVSPGPGQIEVAVTASSINFADVLGVFGKYHTFGPLPGLGTDFAGVVTAVGPDVTGLQVGDRVGGLSAKGCWATFVLCDARLAAKIPAGLTDAQAAAVTTASATAWYGLHDLARVKTGDKVLIHSATGGVGQAAIAIARRAGAEIFTTAGSPKRRQMLRDMGIEHVYDSRSIEFAERIRRDTDGEGVDIVLNSLTGAAQRAGVDLLNFGGRFVEIGKRDIYDDTRLGLSPFRRNLAFFALDLWLMSITHPDAFHDLLSTVYRLTAEGALPIPESTHYPLAEAATAIRVMSAAEHTGKLILDIPQTGHSSVVTPPEWVRVFRPDGAYIITGGLGGLGLFLAETMAGAGAGRIVLNSRSAPNQKVLETIELIRSTGSDIAVECGDIALADTAARLVAAATATGLPLRGVLHAAAVVEDATLANITEELIERDWAPKVHGAWNLHQAAASAPLDWFCSFSSAAALLGSPGQGAYAAANSWLDSFARWRRTQGLPATVIAWGAWAEIGRGAGLAESGDTTMITPDEGAYAFEALLRHTRVYSGYAPLVGSPWLTALAQRSRFADAFGSTERADHSKFRAELSELPLDEWPTHLRRMISEHVSLILRRTVDPDRPLSHYGLDSLGNLELRTRIETETGIRIHSTDITTVRGLAERMCETLAATENATATM from the coding sequence GTGCCGAACAGGGAGGATGACCTCGTGGATCGGACACATGTCACCCCGGTTGCTGTGATCGGCATGGCGTGTCGACTCCCGCATGGCATCGATTCCCCGGACGCATTCTGGGAGGCGTTGCTGCGGGGCGACGACCTGATCACCGAGATTCCCGCCGACCGCTGGGACGCCGACGAATTCTACGACCCCCAACCCGGTGTGACCGGTCGGTCCGTTTCGCGGTGGGGCGGGTTCCTGGAAGATGTTGGCGCCTTCGATCCGGAGTTCTTCGGCATCAGCGACCGGGAAGCAATTGCGATCGATCCGCAGCATCGCTTGCTCATGCAGACCTCGTGGGAGGCCGTGGAGCACGCCGGCATTGCTCCAGAATCCTTGAGTGGCTCGCTCACCGGTGTGTACGTCGGTGTGTGCCACCACGACTACGCGTTCGTCACCAGCGACGCGGGTGCCCTAGATGACGCGTACGCGTTCACCGGAACCGCGTTCAGCATGGCTTCCGGGCGGGTGTCGTACTCGATGGGGCTGCGCGGTCCGGCGATGACCGTGGACACGGCGTGTTCGTCGAGTCTGCTTGCCGTGCACATGGCTTGCCGCAGTTTGCACGAGGGTGAGAGCAACCTTGCCTTGGCGGGCGGCTGCATGGTCATGCTGGCACCGCACACGTTCAACTCGGCGTCCGCGCAGGGCATGCTGTCGGCCACCGGACGCTGCCGGACGTTCGACGTCGCCGCAGATGGGTTCGTCCGTTCCGAGGGCTGCGCCGTCGTGGCGCTCAAAAGACTGCCCGATGCGCTGCGCGACGGCGACCGGATTCTTGCCGTGCTGCGCGGCACCGCGACAAATCAGGATGGGCACACCGACAACATCTCAACCCCGTCGATGGATGCACAGGTCGTGGCTTATCGGGCCGCGCTGGCGGCGGCCGGCGTGGACGCCCACACCATCGGCATGGTCGAGGCGCACGGCACCGGAACCCCGGTTGGCGACCCGATCGAATTCGGCGGCCTCGCGCGGGTGTACGGCACCGACGGAACTCCATGTGCGCTCGCGTCAGCCAAGAGCAACCTGGGACACACCGAGGCCGCCGCTGGCGCGGTGGGGATCATCAAGGCGATCCTGTCGCTGCAACATGGCGTGGTGCCGCCCATGCTCCACCACACCCGGCTGCCCGACGAGCTCGCCCAGATCGAGACCGGACTCTTTGTGCCACAGGAGATCACGCCGTGGCCGGGGCGGAATGCCGCGGCGCCCCGGCGGGCGGCGGTGTCGTCCTACGGCATGTCGGGCAGCAACGTTCACGCCATTCTCGAACAGGCCCCCGAACCCGTAGCGGCGCGCACCGCGACGGCACCGCTCGGGCCGGCCGTCGGCGTGTTTGCCCTGTCGGCTACCTCGGCCGAGGCGCTGCGCCAGACTGCGCGCCGCCTGGCCGACTGGGTGCAGAACCGCGCCGACTCGGTGGCGCTTTCGGATCTGGCCTACACGCTGGCACGTCGGCGTGGCCACCGGCCGGTGCGCACCGCGGTGATCGCCGCCGGCCATACCGAGCTGGTCGAGCGCTTGCGCGAGGTCGCCGCCGGCGACACCCCCTTCCAGACCGCGGTGGGCCACGACGACCGTGGGCCCGTGTGGGTGTTTTCCGGGCAAGGTTCGCAGTGGGCTGCCATGGGTGCGGACCTGCTGGCCAACGAGCCGGTGTTCGCCGCGACCGTGGCCGCCGCGGAGCCATTGATCGCCGCCGAATCCGGTTACTCGGTCACCGAGGCGATGACCGCACCGCGGACCGTGACCCGGATCGACCGCGTCCAGCCGACCGTGTTCACCATGCAGGTCGCGCTGGCGACCACCATGAAGTCCTACGGAGTCGCGCCAGGGGCGGTCATCGGCCACTCACTGGGCGAGGTGGCCGCGGCCGTAGTGGCGGGCGCGCTGTCGCTGGAAGACGGAGCACGGGTCATCTGCCGTCGCTCGCGCCTGTGCACCCGGATTGCGGGTATCGGCGCGATGGCCGCGGTCGAACTGCCCGCGCAGCAGGTGCGGGAGGAGTTGACACGTCGCGCCGCCAATGACGTCGTGATTGCCGTCGTGGCTTCCCCGCAATCCACCGTGATCGGCGGCGCCACCCAGGCCGTTCGCGACCTCGTCGAGGCGTGGGAGGCGCGCGACGTGATGGCCCGTGAGGTCGCCGTCGACGTGGCATCACACACCCCGCACGTCGATCCGATCCTCGACGAGCTGTCCCGGGTGCTGGCCGACGTGGCCCCGATGACACCGCAGATTCCGTATTACTCGGCGACCCTGTTCGACCCCCGCGAACGTCCGACGTGTGACGCCCGCTATTGGGTGGACAACCTGCGGCACGCCGTGCGGTTCTCCGCTGCGGTACGCGCGGCTCTCGAGGACGGGTACCGGGTATTCGGCGAGCTGTCACCGCACCCGCTGTTGACCCGCGCGGTCGAGCAGACCGCCACCAGCCTCGACATCCCGGTAGCCGCGGTGGCCGGCATGCGGCGCGACCAACGCCTTCCGCACGGGTTGCGTGGGTTGGTGGCCGACCTGCACGGCGCGGGCGCCGCCGTGGACTTCTCGGTCCTCTACCCCAGGGGACGCCTGGTGGACGCACCGCTGCCGGCGTGGACGAGCCGTCGCCTGCTGCTTGAACCCGACAGTACGGGCCGTCGGGCGGGCGCCACGACCCCCAATACCGTGGTGGAGCATCCACTGTTGGGCTCGCACGTGCAGCTGATGGAGGAGCCGGAACGGCACGCTTGGAGGGCCGAACTCGGAACCGCGACCCTGCCTTGGCTGGGTGACCATCAGATCCACGACGTGGCCGCGCTTCCGGGGGCTGCCTACTGCGAGATGGCGTTGGCCGCGGCGCGCACCGTCCTCGGCGAACGGTCCGAGGTCCGCGACATCCGCTTCGAGCAGATGCTGCTGCTCGACGAGGAGTCGCCGGTGGGCGTCGTTGCGTCGGTGCAGGCGCCCGGCCGCGCAACGTTCGACGTGGAGACGCTCCGGCAGGGCGAACGGGTCCGGCGGGCCACCGCGATGTTGTGCGCCATCGATGACCCGCACCAGCCGCCCGCACGGGACATCGACGCTTTACGGACAGCCCATCCGTGTCGCCTCGGGGGCGACGAACTGCGAAAGTGGTTCGACACCCGCGGTGTTCGGTTCGGACCCGCTTTCACCGGCCTCGCCGCGGCCTATCGATCGGAAGGGGCAATCGACGCGGTGCTCGCCGAGGTCGATTTGCCGAGCGCGATCAGGACACAGCAGTCCGGCTACCACGTGCACCCCGCGCTGCTCGACGCCTGTTTCCAATCGGTGGCGGCCCACCCCGCCGTCCCGGAGGCCGGCGGTGTGGGCTATGGCGGCCTGCTGCTGCCGCTGGGTGTGCGCCGGCTGCGGGCCTACGCGTCGACTCGCAACGCCCGCTATTGCCTCACCACGGTGACCGCATGCGGCGCGAACGTCGAAGCCGACATCGACGTGATGGACGAGCACGGGACCGTCGTGCTGGTCGTGCGTGGCCTGCAGATGGGCACCGGCTGTTCCGCGAGCGCCGACCAAGATCGCCTGCTGCGGGATCGGCTGCTGACCATCGAATGGCAGCGCCGCGAGCTACCCGAGGCGGACACCCCGGCAGCCGGGAAATGGCTGTTAATCGGCACTTCCGACGCGGCCGAACCATCGATGACCGAGTTGACCGACGCGTTGCGGGTGCACGGCGCGGAATGCCTGACCATGCGCTGGCCTCGTCGCGCCGACCCAGCGACCAGTGCCGAGCGACTACGCGGCCGCCTCGAGGCCGGCGGTCTCAACGGTGTCGTGATCCTCGCGGGACCCCCCAACCGCGCCGGTGGGGGCCCGCGCCCCGGCTTTCTAGGTAGCGAGTCCGTCCGGCATCTGGTACGCATCACACGCGAGCTGGCGGACATTGGTGGGCAGGCCCCGAGGCTGTACGTGGTCACGAGAGGCGCCCAGACGGTGCTGGCCGACGACTGCCCCAATCTCGAACAGGCGGGGTTGCGCGGCCTGCTGCGGGTGATCGGCGCCGAGCACCCGCACCTGCGCCCAACCCAGATCGACCTCGACGAGCCGACCGGGGCCGAGCGCTTGACACGCCAACTGCTGGCCGGGTCCGAGGAAGACGAGACCGCGTGGCGAAACAACGAGTGGTACACCGCGCGGTTGTGCCCGGCTCCGCTGGGCGCCGAAGAACGGCGAACCCGCGTCGTCAGCTATGGGCGTGACGGGATGCGCATGCAGATCCGCACGCGCGGGGACCTGCAAACGATGGAACTCGTTGCGTTCGAACGGGTTTCGCCAGGTCCCGGACAGATTGAGGTCGCGGTCACCGCGTCCAGCATCAACTTCGCCGATGTGCTCGGCGTATTCGGCAAATACCACACCTTCGGGCCGCTGCCGGGGCTGGGCACCGATTTCGCCGGCGTGGTGACCGCGGTCGGGCCCGACGTCACCGGACTCCAGGTCGGTGACCGTGTCGGCGGCCTCTCCGCCAAGGGGTGCTGGGCGACGTTTGTTCTCTGTGACGCGAGGCTCGCCGCCAAGATCCCGGCGGGCCTGACCGACGCCCAGGCCGCCGCGGTGACCACCGCATCGGCCACCGCCTGGTACGGCCTACACGACCTGGCTCGGGTCAAAACCGGTGACAAGGTGTTGATCCACTCGGCAACCGGAGGGGTGGGCCAGGCGGCGATTGCCATCGCCCGTAGGGCGGGAGCCGAGATCTTCACCACCGCCGGCAGCCCAAAACGCCGACAGATGTTGCGCGACATGGGCATTGAGCATGTCTACGACTCGCGAAGCATCGAGTTCGCCGAGCGGATCCGCCGCGATACCGATGGCGAAGGCGTTGACATCGTGCTCAACTCGCTCACCGGCGCGGCACAGCGCGCGGGAGTGGACCTGCTCAACTTCGGTGGACGATTCGTCGAGATCGGCAAGCGGGACATCTACGACGACACCCGGTTGGGCCTCTCTCCGTTCCGTCGCAACCTCGCCTTTTTCGCCCTTGACCTGTGGCTGATGTCGATCACCCATCCCGATGCGTTCCACGACCTATTGAGCACCGTGTACCGGCTCACCGCCGAGGGAGCGTTGCCCATTCCCGAAAGCACCCACTACCCGCTCGCCGAGGCAGCTACCGCAATCCGCGTCATGAGCGCAGCCGAACACACCGGCAAGCTCATTCTCGACATACCGCAGACCGGGCACAGCAGCGTGGTGACGCCGCCCGAGTGGGTTCGCGTTTTCCGCCCCGACGGCGCCTACATCATCACCGGCGGTTTGGGCGGCCTCGGATTATTTCTCGCCGAAACGATGGCTGGGGCGGGCGCCGGCCGCATCGTGCTCAACTCCCGGTCGGCGCCCAACCAAAAAGTGCTGGAGACAATCGAACTCATCAGATCCACCGGGTCCGACATCGCGGTGGAGTGTGGCGACATCGCGCTCGCGGACACCGCGGCGAGGCTGGTCGCCGCCGCAACCGCCACCGGGCTTCCGTTGCGCGGCGTGCTGCACGCGGCCGCCGTGGTCGAGGACGCCACCCTGGCCAACATCACCGAGGAGTTGATCGAGCGCGACTGGGCGCCGAAGGTGCATGGCGCGTGGAATCTGCACCAGGCCGCCGCATCCGCGCCGCTGGACTGGTTCTGTTCGTTCTCCTCGGCCGCGGCCCTGCTGGGTTCGCCGGGCCAGGGCGCCTATGCCGCGGCCAACAGCTGGCTGGACTCCTTCGCTCGCTGGCGGCGGACGCAGGGCCTCCCCGCCACCGTGATCGCATGGGGTGCGTGGGCCGAAATCGGCCGCGGCGCAGGCCTGGCCGAAAGCGGCGACACCACGATGATCACTCCCGACGAGGGCGCCTACGCGTTCGAAGCACTGCTGCGGCACACCCGCGTATACAGCGGTTATGCCCCGCTCGTCGGATCACCCTGGTTAACCGCCCTGGCGCAACGTAGCCGCTTCGCAGACGCGTTCGGATCGACCGAGCGCGCCGATCACAGCAAGTTCCGCGCTGAACTGTCCGAGCTTCCGCTCGATGAATGGCCGACCCACCTTAGGCGCATGATCTCCGAGCACGTCAGCCTGATTCTGCGTCGCACGGTCGACCCGGACCGTCCGCTGTCCCATTACGGCCTCGATTCACTGGGCAACCTGGAACTGCGTACCCGCATCGAAACCGAAACCGGGATACGCATCCACTCGACCGACATCACCACGGTGCGCGGTTTAGCGGAGCGCATGTGCGAAACGCTGGCGGCCACCGAAAACGCCACGGCGACAATGTAA
- a CDS encoding carboxymuconolactone decarboxylase family protein encodes MKSPRVPPLPVDEAKAAADEAGVPDYMAELSIFQVLLNHPRLARAFNDMLATMLWHGALDSRLRELAIMRIGWLTGCDYEWTQHWRVASGLGVSPDDLLGVRDWRAHNGFGAAERAVLAAADDVVRDGAVSAESWAACERELDGDTTVLIELVTAISAWRMVASILHSLRVPLEDGVSSWPPDGLSPE; translated from the coding sequence ATGAAGTCACCCCGGGTGCCCCCGTTGCCCGTCGACGAGGCCAAGGCCGCCGCGGACGAAGCCGGCGTGCCCGACTACATGGCCGAGCTCAGCATCTTCCAGGTGTTGCTCAACCATCCGCGACTGGCGCGCGCCTTCAACGACATGCTCGCCACCATGCTGTGGCACGGCGCCCTGGACTCACGGCTGCGCGAGTTGGCGATCATGCGGATCGGCTGGCTCACCGGGTGCGACTACGAATGGACCCAGCACTGGCGCGTCGCTTCGGGCCTTGGCGTGTCGCCCGATGACCTGCTCGGCGTGCGGGATTGGCGGGCGCACAACGGGTTCGGTGCCGCTGAGCGCGCCGTGCTGGCGGCCGCCGACGACGTGGTGCGCGACGGCGCGGTGAGCGCCGAGAGCTGGGCGGCTTGCGAGCGTGAATTAGACGGTGACACGACGGTTCTCATCGAATTGGTCACCGCGATAAGCGCATGGCGAATGGTCGCCTCGATTCTGCACAGCCTCAGGGTCCCGTTGGAAGACGGCGTGTCCAGCTGGCCGCCCGACGGCCTTTCGCCCGAGTGA
- a CDS encoding zinc-dependent alcohol dehydrogenase, with the protein MSDGAVARALVLEAPRSLVVRQFPLPVIGEDDALVRVEACGLCGTDHEQYTGELAGGFAFVPGHETVGTIEVIGPRAARRWGVSAGDRVAVEVFQSCRQCANCLAGDHRRCARHGLADMYGFIPVDRQPGLWGGYAEYQYLAPDSMVLPVSGDLSPEVATLFNPLGAGIRWGVTVPETGPGDVVAVLGPGIRGLCAAAAAKRAGAGFVMVTGLGPRDADRLTLAAQFGADLAVDVAVEDPVAALAKATGGLADVVIDVTAKAPGAFAQAIALARPAGTVVVAGTRGFGSGAPGFSPDLVVLKELRVIGALGVDDGAYRAALDLLASGRYPFESLPRRCVRLEGAEELLATMAGEREGVPPVHGVLTP; encoded by the coding sequence ATGTCGGACGGCGCGGTGGCGCGGGCACTGGTATTGGAGGCCCCGCGCAGCCTGGTCGTCCGGCAGTTTCCTCTTCCGGTCATTGGCGAGGACGACGCGCTGGTGCGGGTGGAGGCCTGCGGGCTGTGCGGCACCGATCACGAGCAGTACACCGGCGAACTTGCCGGTGGGTTTGCGTTCGTCCCCGGCCACGAGACGGTCGGGACGATCGAGGTGATCGGACCGCGTGCGGCGCGGCGGTGGGGTGTGTCCGCGGGCGACCGAGTCGCCGTCGAGGTATTCCAGTCGTGCCGCCAGTGCGCAAACTGTCTCGCTGGCGACCACCGGCGTTGTGCACGTCACGGCCTGGCCGACATGTATGGGTTCATCCCGGTCGACCGCCAGCCCGGGCTGTGGGGTGGCTACGCCGAATACCAGTATCTGGCTCCCGACTCGATGGTGTTGCCGGTGAGTGGTGATCTCAGCCCGGAAGTTGCCACCTTGTTCAACCCGCTGGGCGCCGGAATACGTTGGGGGGTAACGGTTCCCGAAACCGGCCCGGGCGATGTCGTGGCGGTGCTGGGCCCCGGAATCCGGGGACTATGTGCTGCGGCGGCCGCAAAACGGGCCGGCGCCGGGTTCGTGATGGTGACCGGGCTGGGCCCGCGCGACGCCGACCGGTTGACGCTGGCCGCGCAGTTCGGAGCGGACCTGGCCGTCGACGTCGCCGTCGAGGACCCGGTAGCGGCCCTGGCAAAGGCGACCGGTGGGCTGGCGGACGTCGTCATCGACGTGACCGCGAAGGCACCCGGGGCATTCGCCCAGGCGATCGCGCTCGCCCGTCCCGCCGGAACCGTCGTTGTCGCCGGCACCCGGGGTTTCGGCAGCGGCGCGCCGGGATTCTCGCCCGACCTGGTTGTGCTCAAGGAGCTGCGCGTCATCGGCGCCCTGGGCGTCGATGACGGCGCCTACCGGGCGGCGCTTGACCTGTTGGCGTCCGGTCGATATCCGTTCGAGAGTCTGCCCCGCCGCTGCGTGCGGCTCGAAGGCGCGGAGGAGTTGCTGGCTACTATGGCCGGTGAACGCGAGGGTGTCCCGCCTGTACACGGAGTGCTCACACCATGA
- a CDS encoding AMP-binding protein produces MAGSSIPALLRERASLVPNGSAITYIDYEKDWEGVAEALTWSQLYRRMLNLAEQLRLCGSTGDRAVILAPQGLDYVVGFLGALQAGLVAVPLSVPYGGAHDERTISVLGDTSPAVILTTSAAVDNVTDYARPQPGQNAPSIIELDSLDLDSRQRSRGPGARPTGKDVPETAYLQYTSGSTRAPAGVMISNKNVFANFEQIIADFFAPEGGVVPPDLTVVSWLPLYHDMGLLLGTIMPILAGLPTVLTSPVGFLQRPARWMQLLARHGRTISAGPNFAFDLAVRKTSDADMAGLDLGGVHTVLNGSERVQPATLKRFADRFAPFKFAPKALRPAYGMAEATVYIATRSVGEPPEIVHFESEQLPAGHAKPCPGGGGTPLVSYGAADSQLVRIVDPDTCIECPEGTVGEIWVQGGNVATGYWHKPEETERTFGAKIVTPSEGTPEGPWLRTGDSGFFSDGELFIIGRIKDLLIVYGRNHSPDDIEATIQEITAGRCAAIGVPEGGSEKLVAIIELKKRSDSDEDALARLRAVKRDVTAAIFESHGLSVADLVLVSPGSIPITTSGKIRRSQCVELYRQREFTRLDA; encoded by the coding sequence GTGGCCGGCTCTTCGATTCCCGCTCTGCTGCGCGAGCGTGCCAGCCTGGTCCCCAATGGTTCTGCGATCACGTACATCGACTATGAGAAGGACTGGGAAGGGGTTGCCGAGGCCCTGACGTGGTCGCAGTTATATCGGCGAATGCTCAATCTCGCCGAGCAGCTCAGACTTTGCGGGTCGACCGGTGATCGGGCGGTGATCCTGGCGCCGCAGGGACTCGATTACGTCGTCGGATTTCTCGGCGCGTTGCAGGCCGGACTTGTCGCCGTTCCGTTGTCGGTTCCGTACGGTGGCGCCCACGACGAGCGCACGATTTCGGTGCTGGGCGACACTTCGCCCGCGGTCATTTTGACGACGTCCGCTGCCGTCGACAATGTCACTGACTATGCACGGCCACAGCCCGGACAAAACGCGCCGTCGATCATTGAACTCGATTCGCTGGACCTTGATTCTCGGCAGCGATCCCGCGGTCCGGGCGCTCGCCCAACCGGTAAGGACGTGCCGGAAACCGCGTATTTGCAATACACCTCGGGATCCACCCGTGCGCCCGCCGGGGTGATGATCTCGAACAAGAATGTCTTTGCCAATTTCGAGCAGATCATCGCCGACTTCTTTGCCCCCGAGGGGGGAGTTGTCCCACCGGACCTGACGGTGGTGTCCTGGCTGCCGCTCTATCACGACATGGGTCTCCTGTTGGGAACCATCATGCCGATACTGGCGGGTCTCCCCACCGTGTTGACGAGCCCGGTGGGGTTCCTGCAGCGGCCGGCTAGATGGATGCAGTTGCTGGCGCGCCACGGCCGCACGATCTCGGCAGGACCGAACTTCGCTTTCGACTTGGCGGTACGTAAGACATCGGACGCCGACATGGCCGGGCTCGATCTCGGCGGTGTGCACACCGTCCTCAACGGCAGCGAGCGGGTCCAGCCCGCCACCCTCAAGCGATTCGCCGATCGGTTCGCCCCCTTCAAATTTGCCCCCAAGGCGCTGCGGCCCGCGTACGGCATGGCGGAGGCGACGGTGTACATCGCGACCCGTAGTGTCGGCGAACCACCCGAAATCGTTCACTTCGAGTCCGAACAGCTGCCTGCCGGCCACGCCAAGCCGTGCCCGGGTGGCGGCGGCACACCGCTGGTTAGTTACGGCGCCGCGGATTCCCAGCTGGTGCGCATCGTCGATCCCGACACGTGTATCGAGTGTCCGGAGGGCACGGTCGGTGAGATCTGGGTGCAAGGCGGCAACGTCGCTACCGGGTATTGGCACAAACCCGAGGAGACCGAGCGCACGTTCGGCGCGAAGATCGTCACCCCTTCGGAGGGCACACCCGAGGGTCCCTGGCTGAGAACCGGGGATTCGGGCTTCTTCTCCGACGGCGAGCTGTTCATTATCGGCCGGATCAAGGATCTCTTGATTGTCTATGGGCGCAACCACTCTCCCGACGACATCGAGGCGACGATCCAGGAGATCACCGCGGGCCGCTGCGCGGCGATAGGAGTGCCGGAGGGCGGCTCGGAGAAGCTGGTCGCCATCATCGAGCTCAAGAAGCGGAGCGACTCCGACGAGGATGCGCTTGCGCGGCTGCGCGCCGTCAAACGTGACGTCACCGCGGCGATATTCGAGTCGCACGGGCTGAGCGTGGCCGACCTCGTCCTGGTTTCGCCCGGGTCGATTCCCATCACCACGAGCGGCAAGATCAGGCGATCACAGTGTGTGGAGCTCTACCGGCAACGTGAGTTCACCCGGTTGGACGCCTGA
- a CDS encoding PaaI family thioesterase has protein sequence MPEPLTAPLSPEEQHKRRQAVRDLMTNTPFIGGLGIVFERYEPDDVTIRLPFRADLTNDGTYFHGGVIAAVMDTAGAAAAWSNHDFDKGMRASTVAMSIQYTGAAKRSDLLCHARTARRRKELTFTEITATDADGNVVAHAVQTYRIV, from the coding sequence ATGCCCGAGCCGCTGACCGCACCCTTGTCCCCCGAAGAGCAACACAAACGTCGCCAGGCGGTGCGCGACCTGATGACGAACACACCGTTCATCGGCGGGCTCGGCATCGTGTTCGAGCGCTACGAACCCGATGACGTCACGATCCGGCTGCCGTTTCGAGCAGACCTCACCAACGACGGCACCTACTTTCACGGCGGCGTGATCGCGGCGGTGATGGACACCGCCGGCGCCGCCGCCGCCTGGTCGAACCACGACTTCGACAAGGGCATGCGCGCCTCCACCGTGGCGATGAGCATCCAGTACACCGGCGCCGCCAAACGCAGCGACCTGCTGTGTCATGCCCGCACCGCCCGACGCCGCAAGGAACTCACCTTCACCGAGATCACCGCCACCGATGCCGACGGCAACGTCGTCGCGCACGCGGTGCAGACCTACCGGATCGTCTGA